A DNA window from Castanea sativa cultivar Marrone di Chiusa Pesio chromosome 7, ASM4071231v1 contains the following coding sequences:
- the LOC142642527 gene encoding jasmonate-induced oxygenase 2-like yields the protein MGEVDPAFILEPEHRPRISYIEGKGVPLIDLSPILSSNNVSAIEFEGLVKEVGDACKEWGFFQVINHGVPLEKREKIDDASRKFFAQSLEEKRKVRRNEKEVFGYHDTEHTKNVRDWKEVFDFAIQEPTILPASLDPDDKEVTECNNQCPEYPPGLRETCQDYGQEMLKLSYKLLELIALSLGLPADRFYGFFKDQTSYIRLNHYPPCPTPELALGVGRHKDGGALTILAQDDVGGLEVKRKTDGEWVRVKPTPDAYIINIGDTMQVWSNDRYESVEHRVMVNSERERFSLPFFLHTAHYTMAKPLEELINEQNPAKYGAFNWGKFIANRKCSNFQKLNVENLQIYHFKISE from the exons ATGGGAGAGGTTGATCCAGCTTTCATCCTAGAACCTGAACACAGGCCAAGAATCTCCTACATCGAAGGCAAAGGTGTCCCACTAATCGATCTTTCTCCAATACTCTCCTCCAACAATGTTTCCGCCATTGAATTTGAAGGCCTTGTTAAAGAGGTAGGCGATGCATGCAAGGAGTGGGGGTTCTTCCAGGTGATCAATCATGGGGTGCCTTTGGAGAAGCGAGAGAAGATTGATGATGCATCGAGGAAGTTCTTTGCGCAGAGTTTGGAGGAGAAGAGGAAGGTGAGGAGGAATGAAAAGGAGGTGTTTGGTTACCATGACACAGAGCACACCAAGAATGTTAGGGACTGGAAGGAAGTGTTTGATTTTGCTATACAGGAACCCACTATACTCCCTGCCTCGCTTGACCCTGATGACAAGGAAGTCACTGAATGTAATAATCAGTGTCCTGAGTACCCGCCTGGATTAAG GGAGACATGCCAAGATTATGGTCAAGAGATGTTAAAACTATCTTACAAGTTATTGGAACTTATTGCTCTATCCCTAGGCTTGCCAGCAGATAGATTCTATGGCTTCTTCAAAGATCAGACAAGCTACATCCGACTAAATCACTATCCACCTTGCCCTACCCCTGAGTTAGCACTTGGTGTCGGTCGGCACAAGGATGGTGGTGCCTTAACCATCCTTGCTCAAGATGATGTTGGAGGATTGGAAGTGAAGCGGAAAACAGATGGAGAGTGGGTTCGGGTCAAACCCACCCCAGATGCATATATCATCAATATTGGTGACACTATGCAG GTTTGGAGCAATGACAGGTATGAGAGTGTGGAGCACAGGGTGATGGTGAACTCAGAGAGGGAAAGGTTCTCTCTTCCATTTTTCTTACACACAGCGCACTACACCATGGCCAAGCCCTTAGAGGAGCTGATAAATGAGCAAAACCCTGCAAAATATGGGGCATTCAATTGGGGCAAGTTTATAGCCAACAGAAAGTGCAGTAATTTCCAAAAACTTAATGTTGAAAATCTCCAAATTTATCATTTCAAGATATCAGAATAA